From the genome of Gracilibacillus salitolerans, one region includes:
- a CDS encoding carbohydrate ABC transporter permease, with the protein MKSEQRKNTFTWVINIGMAIVCLIALFPVIMLLISSLRPSSELMRTGISLAFDWSMLNLDNYNYIFTQAGSYWSWYTNSLIISAVTIVLSLFFSSMVGYALAVYDFKGRNLFFTFVVFILMVPFEILMLPLFQMMIKAQLVDSYLGVILPMVVAPIAVFFFRQYALGLPVQLMDAARIDGSTEYGIFFKIMLPLMGPSLGAMAILQGLGSWNNFLWPLIVLRSNDMFTLPIGLATLLTPYGNNYDVLIAGSVMTIVPIIILFIFFQRYFVAGLTTGGVKG; encoded by the coding sequence ATGAAAAGCGAACAAAGAAAAAATACGTTCACATGGGTTATTAATATTGGCATGGCAATTGTATGTTTAATTGCTCTATTCCCAGTTATAATGCTATTAATTTCGTCTTTAAGACCTTCATCAGAATTGATGCGTACTGGTATTAGTTTAGCATTTGATTGGAGCATGCTAAATTTAGATAACTATAATTATATCTTTACACAAGCGGGAAGCTATTGGTCTTGGTATACGAACAGTTTAATTATTTCTGCTGTTACTATTGTGTTATCGTTGTTCTTCTCATCTATGGTAGGTTATGCGTTAGCGGTATATGATTTTAAAGGTCGAAACCTATTCTTTACTTTTGTAGTATTCATCTTGATGGTACCTTTCGAAATTTTAATGTTACCATTATTCCAGATGATGATTAAAGCTCAATTAGTAGATTCTTATCTTGGTGTCATTTTACCGATGGTCGTAGCACCGATTGCAGTATTCTTCTTTAGACAATACGCGTTAGGACTACCAGTACAATTAATGGATGCAGCACGTATTGATGGTTCCACTGAATATGGTATTTTCTTCAAAATAATGCTGCCGTTAATGGGTCCATCACTTGGTGCAATGGCAATCTTGCAAGGTCTTGGAAGCTGGAATAACTTCTTATGGCCATTAATCGTATTACGTTCAAATGATATGTTTACCTTACCGATTGGTTTGGCAACACTATTAACGCCTTATGGTAATAACTATGATGTATTAATTGCCGGATCGGTCATGACAATCGTACCAATCATTATCTTGTTTATTTTCTTCCAACGTTACTTTGTTGCGGGTTTAACAACTGGGGGAGTAAAAGGATAA
- a CDS encoding glycoside hydrolase family 27 protein: MKHHQYAVTPPMGWNSWDCYGATVREEEVQGNADYMAEHLKPFGWEYIVVDIQWSESGAISSAYRPFVPLEMDEYSRLIPAENRFPSAKNNQGFKPLADYVHQLGLKFGIHIMRGIPRQAVHQNTKILGTEKRARDIAKPNSICPWNTDMYGVDHRKEGAQEYYDSLFQLYADWGVDFIKVDDIADSKLYGIHAEEIKMIRKAIDKCGRPMVLSLSPGPATLEYASFLEENANMWRMTDDFWDIWDLLYDMFERCYKWSKNIGPGFWPDADMLPLGHIGIRSVDGGASDRYTRFTKEEQVTMMTLWSIFRSPLMFGGELRDNDDWTLSLLTNQEVLEVHRNGCGARQVYRDNDRVVWSSFGDEQTVYVALFNIADQQQTIEVTINDLGITNNQVELRDVWEQQDVGTITESITYDLAPHASKLLKITDANIKNCHKVTRLNL; this comes from the coding sequence GTGAAACACCATCAATATGCAGTCACACCGCCAATGGGCTGGAATAGCTGGGATTGCTATGGTGCAACAGTAAGAGAAGAGGAAGTACAGGGCAATGCAGATTATATGGCTGAACATCTAAAACCATTTGGCTGGGAATATATAGTGGTAGATATTCAATGGTCAGAATCTGGAGCAATTTCATCTGCGTACCGCCCATTTGTACCTCTAGAAATGGATGAGTATTCCCGATTAATTCCTGCTGAAAATCGCTTTCCATCAGCAAAAAATAACCAAGGATTTAAACCGCTGGCAGATTATGTACATCAATTAGGTTTGAAATTTGGTATTCATATCATGCGAGGTATACCTAGACAAGCCGTACACCAGAACACAAAGATTCTTGGTACAGAAAAACGTGCAAGAGATATCGCAAAACCAAATTCTATTTGTCCTTGGAATACAGATATGTATGGGGTCGATCACAGGAAAGAAGGGGCACAGGAATACTATGACTCTCTTTTTCAATTGTATGCTGACTGGGGAGTCGATTTCATCAAGGTAGATGATATTGCGGATTCCAAGTTATATGGCATCCATGCAGAAGAAATAAAAATGATTCGAAAAGCGATCGATAAATGTGGTAGGCCAATGGTTTTAAGTCTATCACCGGGTCCGGCTACACTTGAATATGCTAGTTTTTTAGAAGAAAATGCAAACATGTGGAGAATGACAGATGACTTTTGGGATATCTGGGATTTACTATATGATATGTTCGAAAGATGCTATAAATGGAGTAAAAATATTGGGCCTGGATTTTGGCCGGATGCGGATATGCTTCCCTTGGGGCATATTGGAATTCGCTCTGTAGATGGAGGAGCATCGGATCGATATACTAGATTTACCAAAGAGGAACAAGTAACCATGATGACATTATGGTCGATCTTCCGTTCACCACTGATGTTTGGAGGAGAACTGAGAGATAATGATGATTGGACACTTTCATTATTAACGAATCAAGAAGTATTAGAGGTACACCGAAATGGATGTGGCGCACGTCAAGTCTACCGTGACAATGACAGAGTTGTCTGGAGTTCATTTGGTGATGAGCAAACCGTTTATGTAGCATTATTTAATATTGCTGATCAACAACAAACTATAGAAGTAACTATAAATGATTTGGGTATAACTAATAATCAAGTGGAACTTCGAGATGTATGGGAACAACAAGATGTAGGGACAATAACAGAATCGATAACGTACGACTTAGCCCCGCATGCTTCAAAGTTATTAAAAATAACAGATGCCAATATTAAAAACTGCCATAAAGTAACAAGATTAAATTTATAA
- a CDS encoding YesL family protein, producing the protein MFGQQFVGSLDRLLRIIVQVAWLNFLWILFTLLGLVVAGIFPATTATISVARKWVQKQEDISVFKAFKQSYKKEFIKSNIIGFILTAIAAVMFINYHALLQLGDQVPIIVVFAYYFVIFLYGILVIWIFPLLSHYQSSVKQYFKNALIIGITKMPTTILIGLIIFVILYMSLELPSMLLFCTVSLIGLSVAFFSMRVFKKIDNNEA; encoded by the coding sequence ATGTTTGGACAACAATTTGTAGGTTCATTGGATCGACTTTTAAGAATAATCGTACAGGTAGCTTGGCTCAATTTTTTATGGATTTTATTTACTTTGCTAGGTCTTGTAGTAGCTGGTATTTTTCCAGCTACTACAGCGACTATAAGTGTGGCAAGAAAATGGGTTCAGAAACAAGAAGATATATCCGTTTTTAAAGCTTTTAAACAATCGTACAAAAAAGAGTTTATAAAATCGAATATCATCGGATTCATACTAACTGCTATTGCAGCAGTAATGTTCATAAATTATCATGCTTTATTACAGTTAGGTGACCAAGTACCAATTATTGTTGTCTTTGCATATTACTTTGTCATTTTCTTATACGGTATTTTAGTAATTTGGATTTTTCCATTATTAAGTCATTATCAATCAAGTGTAAAGCAATATTTTAAAAATGCTTTAATTATAGGAATAACAAAAATGCCAACTACAATTCTTATTGGTCTAATCATATTTGTTATACTTTATATGTCTTTAGAGTTACCTAGTATGTTGTTGTTCTGTACAGTAAGTTTAATAGGTCTATCTGTAGCATTCTTTTCAATGAGAGTGTTTAAAAAGATAGATAATAATGAAGCTTAA
- the larC gene encoding nickel pincer cofactor biosynthesis protein LarC, translating to MPKIMYFDCFSGISGDMTIAALLDTGISMKWFENQLKALHLDKEYQLKLDKIVKNGINSNKFDVNYDEGHHHHHHGHSHDHDHSHHHRQYKDIVKLIDDSKLNDAVKKMSLEMFRVIGEAEAKIHGMELDNVHFHEVGAIDSIIDIVGTAILIDELQIDRIVSSAVPVGSGHIHIDHGVYPVPAPATLEVLKGIPLKESKVKGELTTPTGAAIIKTLADDFSTMPNIKVEKIGYGAGTKTFKNHPNVLRVIIGEN from the coding sequence ATGCCTAAAATTATGTATTTTGACTGTTTTTCCGGGATAAGCGGAGATATGACTATTGCAGCTCTATTGGATACTGGAATCTCTATGAAGTGGTTTGAGAATCAGCTAAAGGCATTACATTTAGATAAAGAGTATCAATTAAAGCTAGATAAAATAGTAAAGAACGGAATTAATAGTAATAAGTTCGATGTGAACTACGATGAAGGGCATCACCACCATCACCATGGACATAGTCATGATCACGATCATTCTCACCATCACCGGCAATATAAAGACATTGTCAAACTTATTGACGATAGTAAACTAAACGATGCGGTGAAAAAAATGTCTTTAGAAATGTTCCGTGTGATAGGTGAAGCGGAGGCAAAAATACATGGAATGGAGTTGGATAATGTACATTTCCATGAAGTTGGTGCAATCGATTCGATTATAGATATTGTTGGTACTGCGATACTGATAGATGAATTACAAATTGATCGGATTGTATCTTCTGCTGTGCCGGTCGGATCTGGACACATACATATTGATCATGGTGTATATCCTGTTCCTGCACCAGCAACATTGGAAGTGTTAAAAGGTATTCCATTAAAAGAAAGCAAAGTAAAAGGGGAATTAACAACCCCTACAGGAGCAGCCATTATCAAGACACTAGCAGATGATTTTTCTACAATGCCAAACATCAAAGTAGAAAAAATAGGCTATGGTGCAGGAACAAAAACATTTAAAAATCACCCCAACGTATTAAGAGTAATAATCGGTGAAAATTAA
- a CDS encoding alpha-N-arabinofuranosidase encodes MTKKVIVNADVGKGTINKNIYGHFAEHLGRCIYEGFWVGEDSDIPNTNGIRNDVVEALRNLNIPVLRWPGGCFADEYHWKDGIGPRENRKRMVNTHWGGVIENNHFGTHEFYMLCDLLDTEPYINGNVGSGTVQEMSEWVEYMTFDGESPMAKWRQENGREEPWKLKYFGVGNENWGCGGNMRPQYYADLYRRFQTYVRNYGDNEIFRIAGGANVADYNWTEVLMREAAHLMDGLSLHYYVHPGGFWNKGPATGFSEDVWDITMEKTFYIEELIERHGAIMDKYDPEKRIAMIIDEWGAWYDVEPGTNPGFLYQQNTIRDALVAGISLNIFNEHNDRVQMANIAQTINVIQSMILTDKEKMILTPTYHVFEMYKVHQDAERLNLNIETSSIKVGDKEIPQVSASASKAADGSVTITLCNLDKAESVDLAIDLRGKDLAEVSGRIITADEMDAHNTFENPDNVKPIAFNDFQTNGSELTLTLPSKSVLSITIK; translated from the coding sequence ATGACGAAAAAAGTAATTGTCAATGCTGATGTTGGAAAAGGTACGATTAACAAAAATATTTATGGGCACTTTGCGGAACATTTAGGCCGATGTATATATGAAGGCTTTTGGGTCGGTGAAGATTCCGACATACCAAACACCAACGGGATACGGAATGATGTTGTCGAAGCATTGCGTAATTTGAATATACCAGTACTACGTTGGCCAGGTGGTTGTTTTGCTGATGAATATCATTGGAAAGATGGTATTGGCCCAAGAGAAAATCGTAAACGTATGGTAAATACGCACTGGGGTGGTGTTATTGAAAATAATCACTTCGGTACACATGAATTCTATATGCTTTGTGATCTGCTCGATACAGAACCATACATTAATGGAAATGTAGGCAGTGGTACAGTTCAAGAGATGTCCGAATGGGTAGAATATATGACTTTCGATGGTGAGTCTCCAATGGCTAAATGGCGTCAGGAAAATGGTAGAGAAGAGCCATGGAAATTGAAATATTTTGGTGTAGGTAATGAAAACTGGGGATGCGGTGGTAACATGCGCCCGCAATACTATGCTGACTTATATCGTCGATTCCAGACTTACGTAAGAAATTACGGAGATAATGAAATTTTCCGTATTGCTGGTGGTGCCAACGTAGCTGACTATAACTGGACAGAAGTATTAATGAGAGAAGCTGCTCACCTGATGGACGGCTTAAGCTTACATTATTATGTACACCCAGGTGGTTTCTGGAACAAAGGACCGGCAACAGGATTTTCTGAAGATGTATGGGATATTACCATGGAAAAAACTTTTTACATTGAAGAGCTGATTGAAAGACATGGAGCTATTATGGATAAGTATGATCCAGAAAAACGAATTGCCATGATTATTGATGAATGGGGTGCATGGTATGATGTGGAACCGGGTACGAACCCAGGTTTCTTGTATCAGCAAAATACGATTCGCGATGCATTGGTAGCCGGTATTTCACTTAACATTTTTAATGAGCATAACGATCGTGTTCAAATGGCAAACATTGCACAAACAATTAACGTTATTCAGTCTATGATTTTAACGGATAAGGAAAAAATGATTTTAACACCTACTTATCACGTGTTTGAAATGTATAAAGTACACCAGGATGCGGAGCGCTTAAACTTAAACATCGAAACTAGTTCCATTAAAGTGGGAGATAAAGAAATTCCACAGGTATCAGCTTCTGCATCAAAAGCAGCAGACGGTTCTGTTACGATTACATTATGTAACTTAGATAAAGCGGAATCAGTAGATTTAGCAATTGATTTGCGCGGTAAAGATCTTGCAGAGGTTTCTGGTCGCATCATTACGGCGGATGAAATGGATGCCCATAATACATTTGAAAACCCAGACAATGTAAAACCAATCGCATTTAATGATTTTCAGACGAATGGTAGTGAATTAACGCTGACATTACCATCTAAATCAGTCCTAAGTATTACGATTAAATAA
- the arfA gene encoding arabinosylfuranosidase ArfA produces the protein MANETVKAKMVVDKEFQISEIDPRVYGSFIEHLGRAVYGGIYEPDHPTADDKGFRQDVIDLVKELQVPIVRYPGGNMVSAYNWEDGVGPKEDRPKRLELAWRVTETNQVGTNEFVDWAKAANTDVMMAVNLGTRGIDAARNLLEYCNHPGGTYWSDLRKSHGYENPHNIKTWCLGNEMDGPWQVGQKTAYEYGRLAYETAKAMRLVDPEIELVSCGSSNSNMPTFPSWEAETLEHTYEVADYISLHQYYGNRSGDTANYLAKSMDMENFIQTVIATCDYIKAKKRSKKNMYLSFDEWNVWFHSNEQDREIDPWTVAPPQLEDVYTFEDALLVSSMLNTMLRHSDRVKVACMAQLVNVIAPIMTENGGAAWKQTIFYPYFYTSVYGRGVALNPVVSSPKYDSKDFTDVPYLDPSVVYNEEKEELVVFATNRHLEKPLEVDIDVRSFEGYEVVEHIVLENEDAKAVNLAGQENVKPHANGESYLDDGKLVGIFPKFSWNMIRLKKANRN, from the coding sequence ATGGCAAATGAAACAGTGAAGGCAAAGATGGTTGTAGACAAAGAGTTCCAGATCTCGGAGATTGACCCAAGAGTTTACGGGTCATTTATTGAGCACTTAGGACGAGCGGTGTACGGTGGTATCTATGAACCAGATCATCCAACAGCAGACGACAAAGGTTTTAGACAAGATGTTATTGATTTAGTAAAAGAATTGCAAGTTCCAATTGTTAGATATCCTGGTGGAAACATGGTTTCAGCATATAACTGGGAAGATGGTGTAGGTCCAAAAGAAGACCGTCCAAAACGTCTGGAATTAGCTTGGAGAGTAACAGAAACAAACCAAGTTGGTACGAACGAATTTGTTGATTGGGCAAAAGCAGCCAATACCGATGTGATGATGGCAGTTAACTTAGGGACGAGAGGAATCGATGCTGCCAGAAATCTATTAGAATATTGTAATCACCCGGGAGGTACGTACTGGAGTGATTTACGTAAATCCCATGGGTACGAAAACCCTCATAACATTAAAACTTGGTGTCTTGGTAACGAAATGGACGGGCCGTGGCAGGTTGGACAAAAAACAGCCTATGAATATGGTCGTCTAGCTTATGAAACAGCTAAAGCAATGAGACTTGTAGATCCTGAAATAGAATTGGTAAGCTGTGGTAGCTCTAATTCCAATATGCCAACATTCCCTAGCTGGGAAGCAGAAACACTAGAGCATACGTATGAGGTAGCAGATTATATTTCTTTACACCAATACTACGGTAACCGTAGTGGTGACACGGCTAACTATCTAGCGAAATCAATGGATATGGAAAACTTTATTCAAACTGTAATTGCTACATGTGATTATATTAAAGCGAAAAAACGCAGTAAAAAGAATATGTATCTAAGCTTTGATGAATGGAATGTATGGTTCCACTCAAATGAGCAGGATAGAGAGATCGATCCATGGACTGTAGCACCACCACAATTGGAGGACGTGTATACATTTGAAGATGCTCTCTTAGTAAGTAGTATGTTAAATACTATGTTACGGCACTCTGATCGTGTCAAAGTTGCATGTATGGCTCAGCTTGTAAACGTTATCGCTCCAATAATGACAGAAAATGGTGGAGCTGCATGGAAACAGACTATTTTCTATCCATATTTCTATACATCTGTATATGGACGTGGTGTAGCGCTTAATCCAGTAGTAAGTTCACCTAAATATGATAGTAAAGATTTTACAGATGTTCCATATCTAGATCCATCTGTTGTATATAATGAAGAAAAGGAAGAGTTAGTTGTATTTGCTACTAACCGCCACTTAGAAAAACCATTAGAAGTTGATATCGATGTCCGTTCATTTGAAGGTTATGAAGTGGTTGAACATATTGTACTTGAAAATGAAGATGCGAAAGCAGTAAACCTTGCTGGTCAAGAGAATGTGAAACCACATGCTAATGGAGAATCTTATCTAGATGATGGAAAACTAGTAGGTATTTTCCCTAAATTCTCTTGGAATATGATTCGTTTAAAAAAAGCAAACCGTAATTAA
- a CDS encoding GntR family transcriptional regulator, producing the protein MEAKYKKIKQSIKSKILEGLIQKHEKISSESELMRQFDVSRHTVRLALGELVNEGWLYREQGAGTFCADRSAQEKDRSFVQQNKNIAIVTTYISEYIFPSIIRGAEGYLSEQGYHVSIFNTNNRYEQEKKILSQLLSGNYDGIIIEPTHSASANPNLKYYLNLERARIPYVMINALYEELEPVYFMVDDEKGGYIQTKHLLELGHKEVACMYKTDDSQGQKRLKGYIKAHRDLNVSLNPKNIVTYSTENQHTEPLAELKKLLAMKENKPTAIVCYNDQLVLYLMDEVRKLGIRIPEQLSLIGFDDSMLAEISEVKLTSVKHPKSQLGLDAAKAIIQMIKKNEAIHTYDQLAQLYEPDLIVRQSTAEPNMEHRDKLEKN; encoded by the coding sequence ATGGAGGCTAAATATAAAAAGATAAAGCAATCAATTAAATCGAAGATATTAGAAGGTTTGATTCAAAAGCATGAAAAAATAAGCTCAGAAAGTGAACTAATGCGACAGTTTGATGTAAGCAGGCACACTGTTAGATTAGCATTAGGCGAATTGGTAAATGAGGGTTGGTTATACAGAGAACAAGGAGCAGGTACTTTCTGTGCGGATCGATCAGCTCAAGAAAAGGATCGTTCTTTTGTTCAACAAAATAAAAATATTGCGATAGTGACTACATATATTTCTGAGTATATTTTTCCTTCCATTATTCGTGGAGCAGAGGGTTATTTGAGTGAACAAGGATATCATGTCAGTATTTTTAATACGAATAATAGGTATGAACAAGAGAAGAAAATATTAAGTCAGTTGTTGTCGGGTAATTATGACGGGATTATTATTGAACCGACACATAGTGCTTCAGCTAATCCTAATCTAAAATATTACTTGAATCTGGAACGAGCAAGAATCCCATACGTAATGATCAATGCATTGTATGAAGAGTTAGAGCCGGTATATTTTATGGTAGATGATGAGAAGGGTGGATATATCCAAACAAAACATTTACTTGAATTGGGTCATAAAGAAGTTGCGTGCATGTATAAGACGGATGATTCCCAAGGACAAAAACGATTAAAAGGTTATATTAAGGCGCACAGGGACTTAAATGTGTCATTAAATCCGAAGAATATTGTCACTTATTCAACAGAGAACCAACATACAGAGCCCTTAGCAGAATTAAAAAAATTGTTAGCAATGAAAGAAAATAAGCCAACAGCCATCGTCTGTTATAATGATCAATTAGTTTTATATTTAATGGATGAAGTAAGGAAGTTAGGAATTAGAATACCTGAACAATTATCATTAATCGGCTTTGATGATTCAATGTTAGCGGAGATATCGGAAGTTAAATTGACATCAGTTAAACATCCTAAAAGTCAATTAGGTTTAGACGCGGCAAAGGCTATTATACAAATGATTAAGAAGAACGAAGCGATACACACGTATGATCAATTAGCCCAATTGTATGAACCGGATTTAATTGTTAGACAGTCAACTGCCGAACCAAATATGGAGCACCGTGATAAGTTAGAGAAGAACTAG
- a CDS encoding ABC transporter substrate-binding protein gives MKRKSLLAILFGIVAMFLVACGGGDDTSDEAEDVTTVGEDIEDATELTLWVFAGQHVDFYEDAATNWNEENPDNAIKLTVETYPYDQMHNNLLLALQSESGAPDIADIEIGRFPNFLEGQPQLLPMNEHVEPIIDEFVESRFQIYSKDGDYYGMPTHVGASVMYYNTEIMDEAGVDIESIATWDDFIAAGEQVVENTDAMMFNSFPGDYLPYFQMVSQQESDFIDENGNPTINRQENVDALQLLLDMQEAEIAEVAPGSQPHAEEFYSYMNDGGAAAVSMPIWYMGRFTDSMPDLEGKIAVRPMPAFEEGGNRSAGMGGTGTVVTNQTEHPELAKEFLAYAKLSEEGNVKLWTILGFDPIRHSVWNDERVLEDNKYFQFFGDDIFDTLTEIRDEIAATNVTPLTPDVVTELNTNTLNNVLRDGSQSPQEALDAAQEAVESQITD, from the coding sequence ATGAAAAGAAAAAGTTTGTTAGCCATTTTATTTGGAATTGTTGCTATGTTTCTTGTAGCTTGTGGCGGTGGAGATGACACGTCAGATGAAGCAGAAGATGTAACAACTGTTGGTGAAGACATTGAGGATGCTACAGAATTAACATTATGGGTGTTTGCAGGTCAACACGTTGATTTTTACGAAGATGCTGCAACGAATTGGAATGAAGAAAATCCTGATAATGCAATTAAATTAACTGTAGAAACTTATCCATATGATCAAATGCATAATAACTTATTACTAGCGTTGCAATCAGAAAGCGGTGCGCCAGATATCGCTGATATTGAAATAGGTCGTTTTCCTAACTTTTTAGAAGGTCAACCACAATTATTACCAATGAATGAACATGTTGAACCGATTATTGACGAGTTTGTTGAATCTCGTTTTCAGATTTACTCTAAGGATGGGGACTATTACGGAATGCCAACACACGTTGGTGCATCTGTAATGTACTATAATACCGAAATAATGGATGAAGCAGGTGTGGATATCGAATCTATCGCTACTTGGGATGACTTTATCGCTGCAGGTGAACAAGTTGTTGAGAATACGGATGCAATGATGTTCAATTCATTCCCAGGTGATTATTTACCATATTTCCAAATGGTATCTCAACAAGAATCAGATTTTATCGATGAAAATGGTAATCCTACAATAAACCGTCAAGAGAATGTTGATGCGTTACAATTATTATTAGATATGCAAGAAGCAGAAATCGCTGAAGTTGCTCCAGGTTCACAACCACACGCTGAAGAATTTTATTCTTACATGAACGATGGTGGTGCAGCTGCGGTCAGTATGCCGATTTGGTACATGGGCCGTTTTACAGATAGTATGCCAGACTTAGAAGGAAAAATAGCAGTTCGTCCAATGCCAGCATTTGAAGAAGGTGGAAACCGTTCTGCTGGTATGGGTGGTACAGGTACTGTAGTAACAAATCAGACGGAGCACCCAGAGTTAGCTAAAGAATTCTTGGCGTATGCTAAACTTTCTGAAGAAGGTAACGTTAAATTATGGACAATCCTAGGATTTGACCCAATTCGTCATAGTGTATGGAATGATGAGAGAGTGCTAGAAGATAACAAATATTTCCAATTCTTTGGTGATGATATCTTTGATACATTAACAGAAATTCGAGATGAAATTGCTGCTACAAATGTAACACCATTAACACCAGATGTTGTAACAGAGCTGAACACGAATACGCTTAATAATGTATTACGTGACGGTTCTCAATCACCACAAGAGGCGTTAGATGCAGCACAAGAAGCAGTGGAATCACAAATAACAGACTAA
- a CDS encoding carbohydrate ABC transporter permease encodes MKFLNSKKVVPYIFVSPFIISFLILTVYPAIRGIIMSFQSVLPGQVEFIGFQNYERVFNPTFYKALSNTTIYVVLTVLLLTILPIIFAVILDSKFTKLKTLFRASLFMPTLASTIVAGMIFRLMFGETDTAAANQLLNWLGMESVDWRFNAWSGMFLMVMLCVWRWLGVNILYFLAALQNVPDELYEAADIDGASIFQKFWYVTLPFLKPVTIFVVTISIINGFRMFEESFVFWEAGSPGNIGLTVVGYIYQQGIQQNDMGFGAAIGVILMLIIFVISFIQLILTGAFKRGDE; translated from the coding sequence ATGAAGTTTTTAAATTCCAAAAAGGTTGTACCTTATATTTTCGTATCACCATTTATTATTTCTTTCTTAATACTAACTGTTTATCCGGCAATTCGTGGTATTATCATGAGTTTCCAGAGTGTGTTACCAGGGCAAGTTGAGTTTATTGGATTTCAAAATTATGAAAGGGTTTTTAATCCGACCTTTTATAAAGCGTTATCAAATACAACGATATACGTAGTCTTAACGGTTCTATTATTAACCATATTACCAATTATTTTTGCAGTAATATTAGATTCGAAATTTACAAAGTTGAAAACGCTATTCCGTGCTTCCTTATTTATGCCGACATTAGCATCAACAATCGTAGCAGGTATGATTTTCCGTTTGATGTTTGGGGAAACGGATACAGCTGCAGCTAACCAACTTTTAAACTGGCTAGGTATGGAATCAGTTGACTGGCGATTTAATGCATGGTCAGGGATGTTCTTAATGGTTATGCTTTGTGTGTGGCGTTGGTTAGGGGTTAATATCCTTTACTTCTTAGCTGCATTACAAAATGTGCCAGATGAATTATATGAGGCAGCAGACATTGACGGTGCATCCATATTCCAAAAGTTTTGGTATGTAACATTACCTTTCTTAAAACCAGTTACCATTTTTGTAGTAACTATTTCTATTATAAACGGTTTCAGAATGTTTGAAGAAAGCTTCGTATTCTGGGAAGCAGGATCACCAGGGAATATTGGTTTAACAGTAGTTGGTTACATTTATCAACAAGGTATTCAACAGAATGACATGGGATTCGGTGCAGCTATTGGTGTTATCCTAATGCTCATAATCTTCGTTATTAGTTTTATTCAATTAATTCTAACAGGTGCATTCAAGCGAGGTGATGAATAA